In Parus major isolate Abel chromosome 8, Parus_major1.1, whole genome shotgun sequence, a single window of DNA contains:
- the METTL18 gene encoding histidine protein methyltransferase 1 homolog, whose amino-acid sequence MDFQFNFAVDENENSEADAQFLLLCSGKHKQESRGKSRETADPAAVSSPKLAAAKHGDEAASKKKLCVKAAKEHSIPEDLNKVLENKVMETVLDFSYVKLSEVEMTCSGDADSEGIVSKSVSSHSDLIPGVYEGGLKIWECTFDLVDYFSEAEIKFTNKTVLDLGCGAGLLGIAALQGEAAQVHFQDYNSTVIDEITLPNVVANCISEGRRMMGSGKDGKARKPPSKKPRKAEGSPDVFNRCRFFSGEWSQVSQLLLNSNKPCSKYDIILTSETIYNPDYYSALHDTLAQLLDRKGRVYLASKVHYFGVGGGIYLFEKFIEEKNVFRTSMVKTIDQGLQRCIMEIAFKNCC is encoded by the coding sequence atggattttcaatttaattttgctgttgaCGAAAATGAGAACAGTGAGGCAGATGCTCAGTTCTtactgctgtgctctggaaaGCACAAGCAGGAATCcagaggaaagagcagggaaaCTGCCGATCCTGCAGCAGTCTCCAGCCCGAAGCTGGCTGCTGCTAAGCACGGGGATGAGGCAGCTTCAAAGAAAAAACTCTGTGTGAAAGCTGCCAAGGAGCACAGCATTCCTGAAGATCTCAACAAAGTATTGGAAAATAAAGTCATGGAAACAGTATTGGACTTTTCTTATGTAAAGCTGTCTGAAGTGGAAATGACGTGTTCAGGTGACGCTGACAGCGAAGGCATCGTTTCCAAAAGTGTTTCTTCTCACTCTGATCTCATCCCAGGAGTCTACGAAGGAGGACTGAAAATCTGGGAATGCACCTTTGATCTCGTGGATTACTTTTCTgaggctgaaataaaatttaccAACAAGACTGTATTGGATcttggctgtggggctggattGTTGGGAATTGCTGCTTTACAGGGTGAGGCTGCCCAAGTCCATTTTCAGGACTACAACAGCACCGTGATTGATGAAATAACCTTGCCCAATGTGGTGGCCAACTGTATCAGTGAAGGCAGGAGGATGATGGGCAGTGGGAAGGATGGAAAAGCCAGGAAGCCTCCTTCAAAGAAGCCCAGGAAGGCAGAGGGCTCACCTGATGTGTTCAAcagatgcagatttttttctggagagtGGTCTCAAGTCAGCCAGCTCCTGTTAAACAGCAACAAACCCTGCTCAAAGTACGATATAATTCTCACCTCTGAGACCATCTATAATCCTGACTACTACAGTGCTCTGCATGATACACTGGCTCAGCTCTTGGACAGAAAGGGCCGTGTGTATTTGGCAAGCAAAGTGCATTATTTTGGAGTTGGTGGTGGGATCTATCTCTTTGAGAAATTCATTGAAGAGAAAAACGTGTTTAGGACCAGTATGGTTAAAACAATTGATCAGGGTCTGCAGCGATGCATTATGGaaattgcctttaaaaattgctgttaa
- the LOC107208231 gene encoding 14 kDa phosphohistidine phosphatase-like — protein sequence MAAVRDVEIDPEGTFKYILVRLQRPGGGEQRDVVRGTKAAEFHNHIFEKVNPEMEKLGYECKCLGGGKIEHNSKDKKIRVFGLSTGYGKADHSVTVEILKKEYTDYEITWSDDKK from the exons ATGGCGGCCGTGAGGGACGTGGAGATCGACCCCGAGGGCACCTTCAAGTACATCCTGGTGCGGCTGCAGCGCCCGGGAGGCGGCGAGCAGCGGGACGTCGTCCGCGGCACCAAGGCCGCCGAGTTCCACA ATCATATATTTGAAAAAGTAAATCCTGAGATGGAAAAGCTGGGATATGAGTGCAAATGCCTTGGAGGAGGGAAAATTGAACATAATAGCAAAGACAAGAAAATCAGGGTATTTGGGCTCTCAACA GGCTATGGAAAAGCAGATCACTCAGTGACTGTAGAGATACTGAAGAAAGAGTATACAGATTATGAAATTACATGGTCAGATGACAAGAAGTAA